A single genomic interval of Streptomyces showdoensis harbors:
- a CDS encoding M4 family metallopeptidase has translation MTPHFCTIVPPHILERVARSADPALAEAARRTLVVDAAQRTARGLAPTEPAHRATAKARAAGVQRTIYDVRNGTDLPGAKIRGEGGEETGDVTENRAYAGLGATYDLFKNVYGRESIDGEAMPLLASIHYDEKYDNAFWNGEQMVFGDGDGELFLDFTIPLDVIGHELAHGVTQHTADLAYYGQSGALNESMSDVFGSLVKQYALGQTADQADWLIGAGLLGPAVDRGEALRSMKAPGTAYDDDVLGKDPQPATMDDYVRTHADNGGVHINSGIPNHAFYLVATALGGNAWERAGQIWYDTLTGGSLSSEADFAEFAAATVAAAKARYGDGEEVTAVRDAWSAVGVPVD, from the coding sequence ATGACACCCCACTTCTGCACGATCGTCCCGCCCCACATCCTGGAGCGGGTCGCGCGCTCCGCCGACCCGGCGCTCGCCGAGGCGGCCCGGCGGACCCTCGTGGTCGACGCCGCGCAGCGCACCGCCCGCGGCCTCGCGCCCACCGAGCCGGCGCACCGGGCCACGGCCAAGGCCAGGGCCGCCGGGGTCCAGCGCACGATCTACGACGTCCGCAACGGCACCGACCTGCCGGGCGCCAAGATCCGCGGCGAGGGCGGCGAGGAGACCGGCGACGTCACCGAGAACCGGGCGTACGCGGGCCTCGGCGCCACCTACGACCTGTTCAAGAACGTCTACGGCCGTGAGTCGATCGACGGCGAGGCCATGCCGCTGCTCGCGAGCATCCACTACGACGAGAAGTACGACAACGCCTTCTGGAACGGCGAGCAGATGGTGTTCGGCGACGGCGACGGCGAGCTCTTCCTCGACTTCACGATCCCGCTGGACGTGATCGGCCACGAGCTCGCCCACGGCGTCACCCAGCACACCGCGGACCTCGCCTACTACGGGCAGTCCGGGGCGCTCAACGAGTCCATGTCCGACGTCTTCGGCTCCCTCGTGAAGCAGTACGCGCTCGGGCAGACCGCCGACCAGGCCGACTGGCTGATCGGGGCCGGGCTGCTCGGCCCCGCCGTCGACCGGGGCGAGGCCCTGCGCTCCATGAAGGCGCCCGGCACCGCGTACGACGACGACGTCCTCGGCAAGGACCCGCAGCCCGCGACGATGGACGACTACGTCCGTACGCACGCCGACAACGGCGGCGTCCACATCAACTCGGGCATCCCCAACCACGCCTTCTACCTGGTCGCCACCGCCCTCGGCGGCAACGCCTGGGAGCGGGCCGGGCAGATCTGGTACGACACGCTGACCGGCGGGTCCCTGAGCTCGGAGGCCGATTTCGCCGAGTTCGCGGCGGCCACGGTCGCGGCGGCGAAGGCCCGCTACGGCGACGGCGAGGAAGTCACGGCCGTGCGGGACGCCTGGTCTGCCGTGGGAGTGCCGGTCGACTGA
- a CDS encoding MmcQ/YjbR family DNA-binding protein: MTPDQLRAFCLDFNDATEEFPFTPETSVFKVAGKMFALAALDSEPLRVNLKCDPDDAVRLREEHPAIAPGYHMNKRHWNTVTVDELPDRMVRELVEDSYDLVVAGLPKAVRLRLDRP; encoded by the coding sequence GTGACCCCCGACCAGCTGCGCGCCTTCTGCCTGGACTTCAACGACGCGACGGAGGAGTTCCCCTTCACGCCGGAGACCTCCGTCTTCAAGGTCGCCGGGAAGATGTTCGCGCTGGCCGCGCTCGACTCCGAGCCGCTGCGGGTCAACCTCAAGTGCGATCCGGACGACGCCGTACGGCTCCGCGAGGAGCACCCGGCGATCGCGCCCGGCTACCACATGAACAAGCGGCACTGGAACACCGTGACCGTCGACGAACTCCCGGACCGGATGGTCCGGGAGCTCGTCGAGGACTCGTACGACCTCGTGGTCGCCGGACTGCCGAAGGCGGTACGGCTCCGCCTCGACCGCCCCTGA
- a CDS encoding carbohydrate kinase family protein, producing the protein MRRTTTGEPAVTERDTDVDPLVRLREPTDPDCDVFLTGTVFLDIIFTGLDSAPVRGTESWARGMGSSPGGVANMATALARLGLRTSLAAAFGDDHYGEYCWDALEQGEGIDLSLSRTVPGWHSPVTVSMAYEGERTMVSHGHAAPPLDGSLPAYPTHAYPPHARAAVASLVPGRSEEWVARAARGGAKVFADVGWDDTGRWDLAGLADLEHCEAFLPNAAEAMRYTRTDCPRAAARALADKVRYAVVTLGSEGAYAVDGATGETAEVPAIQVAALDPTGAGDVFVAGFVTGTLAGWPLADRLAFAGLTAALSVQEFGGSLSAPTWGEIAAWWQTVQGHEGQDPEALRSRYAFLERLLPVPDRAWPLRRAVPTIGFRAAAS; encoded by the coding sequence ATCCGCCGCACCACGACCGGGGAGCCTGCCGTGACCGAACGCGACACCGACGTCGACCCGCTGGTCCGGCTGCGCGAGCCGACCGACCCGGACTGCGACGTCTTCCTCACGGGCACGGTCTTCCTCGACATCATCTTCACCGGCCTCGACAGCGCCCCCGTGCGCGGCACCGAGTCCTGGGCCCGGGGGATGGGGTCGAGCCCCGGCGGCGTCGCCAACATGGCCACCGCGCTCGCCCGGCTGGGGCTGCGCACCTCGCTCGCCGCCGCGTTCGGCGACGACCACTACGGCGAGTACTGCTGGGACGCCCTGGAGCAGGGCGAGGGGATCGACCTCTCGCTGTCGCGGACCGTGCCCGGCTGGCACTCGCCGGTCACCGTCTCCATGGCGTACGAGGGCGAGCGCACCATGGTGTCCCACGGGCACGCCGCCCCGCCGCTCGACGGCTCCCTGCCGGCCTACCCCACGCACGCCTACCCGCCGCACGCCCGCGCCGCCGTCGCCTCCCTGGTGCCCGGCCGCAGCGAGGAGTGGGTGGCCCGGGCCGCCCGCGGCGGCGCCAAGGTCTTCGCCGACGTCGGGTGGGACGACACGGGCCGGTGGGACCTGGCGGGCCTCGCCGACCTGGAGCACTGCGAGGCCTTCCTGCCCAACGCGGCCGAGGCGATGCGCTACACCCGCACCGACTGCCCGCGCGCCGCCGCCCGGGCCCTCGCCGACAAGGTGCGGTACGCCGTCGTCACGCTGGGCTCCGAGGGGGCCTACGCCGTGGACGGGGCCACCGGCGAGACCGCCGAGGTGCCCGCGATCCAGGTGGCCGCGCTCGACCCGACCGGCGCCGGGGACGTCTTCGTCGCCGGCTTCGTCACCGGCACCCTGGCCGGCTGGCCGCTCGCCGACCGGCTCGCCTTCGCCGGGCTGACCGCCGCGCTGTCCGTGCAGGAGTTCGGCGGCTCGCTCTCGGCGCCCACCTGGGGCGAGATCGCCGCCTGGTGGCAGACCGTCCAGGGCCACGAGGGCCAGGACCCGGAGGCGCTGCGCAGCCGCTACGCCTTCCTGGAGCGGTTGCTGCCGGTCCCGGACCGCGCCTGGCCGCTGCGCCGCGCGGTGCCCACCATCGGTTTCCGGGCCGCGGCCTCCTAG
- the era gene encoding GTPase Era encodes MAPMSARTDENTAPHRAGFACFVGRPNAGKSTLTNALVGQKVAITSNRPQTTRHTVRGIVHRPDAQLILVDTPGLHKPRTLLGERLNDVVRTTWAEVDVIGFCLPADQKLGPGDRFIAKELAEIKKTPKVAIITKTDLVDSKTLAEQLIAIDQLGKELGFEWAQIVPVSAVGNKQVQLVADLLIPLLPESPPLYPEGDLTDEPEMVMVAELIREAALEGVRDELPHSIAVVVEEMIPRENRPADRPLLDIHANVYIERPSQKGIIIGPKGSRLKEVGMKSRKHIEALLGTPVFLDLHVKVAKDWQRDPKQLRKLGF; translated from the coding sequence ATGGCCCCCATGAGCGCTCGTACTGATGAGAACACCGCCCCCCACCGGGCCGGCTTCGCCTGCTTCGTCGGCCGCCCCAACGCGGGCAAGTCCACCCTCACGAACGCTCTGGTCGGCCAGAAGGTGGCCATCACCTCCAACCGGCCGCAGACCACCCGGCACACCGTCCGCGGCATCGTGCACCGTCCCGACGCCCAGCTGATCCTGGTCGACACCCCGGGCCTGCACAAGCCGCGCACGCTGCTCGGCGAGCGGCTCAACGACGTCGTGCGCACCACCTGGGCCGAGGTCGACGTGATCGGCTTCTGCCTGCCCGCCGACCAGAAGCTCGGCCCCGGCGACCGCTTCATCGCCAAGGAGCTCGCCGAGATCAAGAAGACGCCCAAGGTCGCGATCATCACCAAGACCGACCTGGTCGACTCCAAGACCCTCGCCGAGCAGCTGATCGCGATCGACCAGCTCGGCAAGGAGCTCGGCTTCGAGTGGGCGCAGATCGTCCCCGTCTCGGCCGTCGGCAACAAGCAGGTCCAGCTCGTCGCCGACCTGCTCATCCCGCTCCTGCCGGAGTCCCCGCCGCTCTACCCCGAGGGCGACCTCACCGACGAGCCCGAGATGGTCATGGTCGCCGAGCTGATCCGCGAGGCCGCGCTCGAAGGCGTACGGGACGAGCTGCCGCACTCCATCGCGGTGGTCGTCGAGGAGATGATCCCGCGCGAGAACCGCCCGGCGGACCGGCCGCTGCTCGACATCCACGCCAACGTGTACATCGAGCGCCCCAGCCAGAAGGGCATCATCATCGGCCCCAAGGGCAGCCGCCTCAAGGAGGTCGGCATGAAGTCCCGCAAGCACATCGAGGCGCTGCTCGGGACCCCGGTCTTCCTCGACCTCCACGTGAAGGTGGCCAAGGACTGGCAGCGGGACCCCAAGCAGCTGCGGAAGCTCGGCTTCTGA
- a CDS encoding WxL protein peptidoglycan domain-containing protein, whose product MRKPYASLLSVLRGLILPVAALPVAALLLAWPAAGPASAAENGEWAVYPAASQLGSRPYFYLSADPGGTVTDRVTVANKTAAPLSFLLYGADAYNTERDGGFAVRTRQEKQTGAGAWIRPDRDRVTVPPHSAVTVPYTLTVPADAEPGDHPGAVVALDERIAEGSGGSVALGVQRAVGARVYLRVGGPTVPALGVEDVTLAQDRPLVPGTGTSTAVVSYTLYNRGNVTLNPKVALKARGLFGRTLLTRDLDRLPAELLPRQKIRLSERWTGSPQLDWGELTLTATAKDVRESGRVSFLALPWLPLAVLLGGGAAGVLGLWIRRRRALST is encoded by the coding sequence GTGCGCAAGCCGTACGCCTCCCTCCTGAGCGTCCTCCGCGGCCTGATCCTGCCGGTCGCCGCCCTGCCCGTCGCCGCGCTGCTGCTGGCCTGGCCCGCCGCCGGGCCCGCCTCCGCCGCCGAGAACGGCGAGTGGGCCGTCTACCCGGCCGCCTCGCAGCTGGGCAGCCGCCCGTACTTCTACCTCTCCGCGGACCCCGGCGGCACCGTCACCGACCGGGTCACCGTCGCCAACAAGACCGCCGCCCCGCTCAGCTTCCTGCTGTACGGGGCCGACGCCTACAACACCGAACGCGACGGAGGCTTCGCCGTCCGCACCCGGCAGGAGAAGCAGACCGGCGCCGGCGCCTGGATCCGGCCCGACCGCGACCGGGTCACCGTCCCGCCGCACTCCGCCGTCACCGTCCCCTACACCCTCACCGTCCCCGCCGACGCCGAGCCGGGCGACCACCCCGGCGCGGTCGTCGCCCTCGACGAGCGGATCGCCGAGGGCTCCGGGGGCTCCGTCGCGCTCGGCGTGCAGCGCGCGGTCGGCGCCCGGGTCTACCTGCGGGTCGGCGGGCCCACCGTGCCCGCCCTCGGCGTCGAGGACGTCACCCTCGCCCAGGACCGGCCGCTCGTCCCCGGCACCGGCACCAGCACCGCCGTCGTCTCGTACACCCTCTACAACCGCGGCAACGTCACCCTCAACCCGAAGGTCGCCCTCAAGGCCCGGGGGCTGTTCGGCCGCACCCTGCTCACCCGGGACCTGGACCGGCTGCCCGCCGAACTGCTGCCCCGGCAGAAGATCCGGCTCAGCGAGCGGTGGACCGGATCCCCGCAGCTCGACTGGGGCGAGCTGACCCTGACCGCGACCGCCAAGGACGTCCGCGAGTCCGGCCGGGTCTCCTTCCTCGCCCTGCCCTGGCTGCCCCTCGCGGTGCTCCTCGGCGGGGGCGCGGCCGGGGTCCTCGGCCTCTGGATACGGCGGCGGCGGGCGCTGAGTACGTGA
- a CDS encoding helix-turn-helix transcriptional regulator gives MSRRARVSPAEAGLPDGGARRRTPGLRREEVAVLAGVGVSWYQWLEQGRDITVSPQVLDSVARVLRLSPVERRHLYVLAALNPPAPELAPEDRDMCHGLRRLIDTWMPFPAHIMDQYWNTVMYNDAAAIVLGMRPEIVQNCLIAFFTDPIYRVRSPRWCELAPKVVAQFRSACSECPDDEGFRQVVEEAKAASAEFAELWERRDILPGGQNRKEMDHPLVGPLVVEATQLRVPARPDLVIVLHTPLQEADTAAKLEWLVSPEGRRGAMYPVAG, from the coding sequence ATGAGCCGTCGGGCCCGGGTGAGCCCCGCCGAGGCGGGCCTGCCGGACGGCGGCGCCCGCCGCCGCACCCCCGGGCTGCGCCGCGAGGAGGTCGCCGTCCTCGCCGGGGTCGGGGTGTCCTGGTACCAGTGGCTGGAGCAGGGCCGGGACATCACGGTGTCGCCGCAGGTCCTGGACTCGGTGGCGCGGGTGCTGCGGCTCAGCCCGGTCGAGCGGCGCCATCTGTACGTGCTCGCGGCGCTCAACCCGCCGGCGCCGGAGCTCGCCCCGGAGGACCGGGACATGTGCCACGGGCTGCGGCGGCTGATCGACACCTGGATGCCGTTCCCGGCGCACATCATGGACCAGTACTGGAACACCGTGATGTACAACGACGCGGCGGCGATCGTGCTCGGCATGCGGCCGGAGATCGTGCAGAACTGCCTGATCGCCTTCTTCACGGACCCGATCTACCGGGTGCGCTCGCCCCGCTGGTGCGAGCTCGCGCCGAAGGTCGTCGCGCAGTTCCGCTCGGCCTGCTCGGAGTGCCCGGACGACGAGGGCTTCCGGCAGGTGGTCGAGGAGGCCAAGGCGGCGAGCGCGGAGTTCGCCGAGCTGTGGGAGCGCCGGGACATCCTGCCGGGCGGCCAGAACCGCAAGGAGATGGACCACCCGCTGGTCGGCCCGCTGGTGGTGGAGGCCACCCAGCTGCGCGTCCCGGCCCGCCCCGACCTGGTGATCGTCCTGCACACCCCGCTCCAGGAGGCGGACACGGCCGCCAAGCTGGAGTGGCTGGTCTCCCCGGAGGGCCGGCGCGGGGCGATGTACCCGGTGGCGGGCTGA
- the ybeY gene encoding rRNA maturation RNase YbeY gives MSIDVNNESGTEVDEQAILDIARYALARMRIHPLSELSVIVVDADAMEQLHIQWMDLPGPTDVMSFPMDELRPPQKDDEEPPQGLLGDIVLCPEVATQQGKDAPTQHSMDEELQLLTVHGVLHLLGYDHEEPDEKAEMFGLQAAIVDGWRAEKGLTGPSPAPTVS, from the coding sequence ATGTCGATCGACGTCAACAACGAGTCCGGAACCGAGGTCGACGAGCAGGCGATCCTCGACATCGCCCGCTACGCGCTCGCCCGCATGCGGATCCACCCGCTCTCCGAGCTCTCGGTGATCGTGGTGGACGCCGACGCGATGGAGCAGCTCCACATCCAGTGGATGGACCTCCCGGGCCCGACGGACGTCATGTCCTTCCCGATGGACGAGCTCCGGCCGCCCCAGAAGGACGACGAGGAGCCCCCGCAGGGGCTCCTCGGCGACATCGTGCTCTGCCCCGAGGTCGCCACCCAGCAGGGCAAGGACGCCCCGACGCAGCACTCCATGGACGAGGAGCTCCAGCTCCTCACCGTCCACGGGGTGCTGCACCTGCTGGGCTACGACCACGAGGAGCCGGACGAGAAGGCCGAGATGTTCGGTCTCCAGGCCGCCATCGTGGACGGCTGGCGCGCGGAGAAGGGCCTGACCGGCCCGTCCCCGGCCCCCACCGTCTCCTGA
- a CDS encoding protealysin inhibitor emfourin produces the protein MRIRVVRTGGFAGIEKSAEVETDGRPDDERLRGLAREALAAPPPPESRGVPDGFSYEITIDGQTVKWADPHLTAEQRELIQLVLKEGA, from the coding sequence ATGAGGATTCGCGTCGTACGCACAGGGGGCTTCGCGGGGATCGAGAAGTCGGCGGAGGTGGAGACCGACGGCCGGCCCGACGACGAGCGGCTGCGGGGGCTGGCCCGCGAGGCCCTCGCCGCACCGCCGCCGCCGGAGAGCCGCGGGGTCCCGGACGGCTTCTCGTACGAGATCACGATCGACGGGCAGACGGTGAAGTGGGCGGATCCCCACCTCACCGCCGAGCAGCGCGAGCTGATCCAGCTCGTGCTGAAGGAGGGCGCCTGA
- a CDS encoding beta-xylosidase produces MAFERSRAAARRRRRWTAVLGATALALTAGGALAAPAGATTTSVPVEFATHCVPPPIAGIPPIDGTTTAQITVDKAAAKVGDTVTVTYTVTKPAASNPVDLALPADIMTPSGKVTLGGAQSGAVTVTGPKKNPPVPGKGSFPAFSMTGTFTVTTPGAITLSPGDYNIHTSYIMELDTPCTVANAPVSETVTATAQPGANERALQLDNASGAPGVRVTVSGTKFTPLAEVTVVGRAGAAETADRMTVTTDSEGGFAARLKVNDKATTGIVAYEGAAWDPDKGAGPVAYQVIDDTPTPPNSQKITASVTAGQLSMTQAGDAVQLSAVDFGQGGAATGPLQTVTVKDFRGGPAGWSLTGKVTDFTGPGGAIGAGKLSWTPSCTTKAGSPSTCVPGTAGPVGGTGATLASTPNGTLTGGEFTIDAGLSLDVPAFTAPGSYAGVLTLTLS; encoded by the coding sequence ATGGCATTCGAACGAAGCCGCGCGGCGGCTCGAAGACGGCGTCGCTGGACGGCCGTCCTCGGCGCCACCGCGCTCGCGCTCACCGCCGGCGGCGCGCTCGCCGCCCCGGCCGGGGCCACCACGACCTCCGTGCCCGTGGAGTTCGCGACCCACTGCGTGCCGCCGCCGATCGCGGGCATCCCGCCCATCGACGGCACCACCACCGCGCAGATCACGGTCGACAAGGCCGCGGCCAAGGTAGGCGACACGGTCACCGTCACCTACACGGTCACCAAGCCCGCCGCCTCCAACCCGGTGGACCTCGCCCTCCCGGCCGACATCATGACCCCGAGCGGCAAGGTCACCCTCGGCGGTGCCCAGTCCGGCGCGGTCACCGTCACCGGACCCAAGAAGAACCCGCCCGTCCCGGGCAAGGGCAGCTTCCCGGCGTTCTCCATGACCGGCACCTTCACGGTCACCACGCCCGGCGCGATCACCCTCTCGCCCGGCGACTACAACATCCACACCAGCTACATCATGGAGCTGGACACCCCCTGCACGGTCGCCAACGCGCCCGTCTCCGAGACGGTCACCGCGACCGCGCAGCCCGGGGCCAACGAGCGCGCGCTCCAGCTCGACAACGCCTCCGGGGCCCCCGGCGTCCGCGTCACCGTCTCCGGGACCAAGTTCACCCCGCTCGCCGAGGTCACCGTCGTCGGCCGGGCCGGAGCGGCCGAGACCGCCGACCGGATGACCGTCACGACCGACAGCGAGGGCGGCTTCGCGGCCCGCCTGAAGGTCAACGACAAGGCGACCACCGGGATCGTGGCCTACGAGGGCGCGGCCTGGGACCCCGACAAGGGCGCGGGCCCCGTCGCGTACCAGGTCATCGACGACACCCCGACCCCGCCGAACAGCCAGAAGATCACGGCCTCGGTCACGGCGGGCCAGCTGTCGATGACCCAGGCCGGTGACGCCGTGCAGCTCTCGGCCGTCGACTTCGGCCAGGGCGGCGCCGCCACCGGACCCCTGCAGACGGTGACGGTCAAGGACTTCCGCGGCGGCCCCGCGGGCTGGTCCCTGACCGGGAAGGTCACCGACTTCACCGGACCGGGCGGGGCCATCGGCGCGGGCAAGCTCAGCTGGACGCCGTCCTGCACCACCAAGGCGGGCAGCCCCAGCACCTGCGTCCCCGGCACCGCGGGCCCCGTCGGCGGCACCGGCGCCACCCTCGCCTCGACGCCCAACGGCACCCTCACCGGCGGCGAGTTCACCATCGACGCGGGGCTCTCCCTCGACGTCCCGGCGTTCACGGCGCCCGGCAGTTACGCGGGCGTGCTCACCCTGACGCTGTCCTGA
- a CDS encoding hemolysin family protein has protein sequence MSAQLILGAVALVVVAWLAACAEAGIARVSSFRAAEAVRSGRRGAEKLAQVAADPTRYLNVALLVRVACEMAAGVLVTYACLEEFPETWEALLVAIAVMVLVSYVAVGVSPRTIGRQHPLNTATAAAYVLLPLARIMGPIPQLLILIGNALTPGKGFRKGPFASEAELRAMVDLAEQESLIEDDERRMVHSVFELGDTLVREVMVPRTDLVCIERYKTVRQALTLALRSGFSRIPVTGENEDDIVGIVYLKDLVRKTHINRDAEADLVSTAMRPAAFVPDTKNAGDLLREMQQERNHVAVVIDEYGGTAGIVTIEDILEEIVGEITDEYDRELPPVEELGDDRYRVTARLDIGDLGELYGFGPDEYDDEDVETVGGLLAKALGRVPIAGANAVVELPDKRRLRLTAESPAGRRNKIVTVLAEPVEPAGAEEDPES, from the coding sequence ATGAGTGCTCAGCTGATCCTGGGCGCGGTCGCCCTGGTCGTCGTCGCCTGGCTCGCCGCCTGCGCCGAGGCCGGCATCGCCCGCGTCTCCAGCTTCCGCGCCGCCGAGGCCGTGCGGTCCGGGCGGCGCGGCGCCGAGAAGCTCGCGCAGGTCGCCGCCGACCCGACCCGCTACCTCAACGTGGCGCTGCTCGTCCGGGTCGCCTGCGAGATGGCGGCCGGCGTGCTCGTCACGTACGCCTGCCTGGAGGAGTTCCCGGAGACCTGGGAGGCGCTGCTCGTCGCCATCGCCGTCATGGTGCTGGTGTCGTACGTCGCCGTCGGCGTCTCCCCGCGCACCATCGGGCGCCAGCACCCGCTGAACACGGCGACCGCCGCCGCGTACGTGCTGCTGCCGCTGGCCCGGATCATGGGGCCGATCCCGCAGCTGCTCATCCTCATCGGCAACGCGCTCACGCCCGGCAAGGGCTTCCGCAAGGGCCCGTTCGCCTCCGAGGCCGAGCTGCGCGCGATGGTCGACCTCGCCGAGCAGGAGTCGCTCATCGAGGACGACGAGCGCCGCATGGTGCACTCCGTCTTCGAGCTGGGCGACACCCTGGTGCGCGAGGTGATGGTGCCGCGCACCGACCTGGTCTGCATCGAGCGCTACAAGACCGTCCGCCAGGCGCTCACCCTCGCGCTGCGCTCCGGCTTCTCCCGCATCCCGGTGACCGGGGAGAACGAGGACGACATCGTCGGCATCGTGTATCTGAAGGACCTGGTCCGCAAGACGCACATCAACCGGGACGCCGAGGCGGACCTGGTGTCCACGGCGATGCGCCCGGCGGCCTTCGTGCCCGACACCAAGAACGCGGGCGACCTGCTGCGCGAGATGCAGCAGGAGCGCAACCACGTCGCCGTCGTCATCGACGAGTACGGCGGCACGGCCGGGATCGTCACCATCGAGGACATCCTGGAGGAGATCGTCGGCGAGATCACCGACGAGTACGACCGGGAGCTGCCGCCCGTCGAGGAGCTCGGCGACGACCGCTACCGGGTCACCGCCCGCCTCGACATCGGCGACCTCGGCGAGCTCTACGGCTTCGGGCCGGACGAGTACGACGACGAGGACGTGGAGACCGTCGGCGGACTGCTCGCCAAGGCCCTCGGCCGGGTGCCGATCGCCGGGGCCAACGCCGTGGTGGAGCTGCCGGACAAGCGGCGGCTGCGGCTGACCGCCGAGTCCCCGGCCGGCCGCCGGAACAAGATCGTGACCGTGCTCGCCGAACCGGTCGAGCCGGCCGGCGCCGAGGAGGACCCGGAGTCGTGA
- a CDS encoding PhoH family protein translates to MTQTPTAHNGAPLDGTPGQARALFTVPAKHPMVTVLGSGDALLRVIEDSFPQADIHVRGNQVTAVGDAAEVALIQRLFDEMMLVLRTGQPMTEDAVERSIAMLRASEDGQGEGGQETPAEVLTQNILSSRGRTIRPKTLNQKRYVDSIDKHTIVFGIGPAGTGKTYLAMAKAVQALQSKQVTRIILTRPAVEAGERLGFLPGTLYEKIDPYLRPLYDALHDMLDPDSIPKLMANGTIEVAPLAYMRGRTLNDAFIILDEAQNTSPEQMKMFLTRLGFDSKIVITGDITQVDLPGGTKSGLRQVRDILEGVPDVHFSTLTSQDVVRHKLVGRIVDAYEQYDIRNQGRDAGRGESRGRGRNGK, encoded by the coding sequence ATGACTCAGACACCCACAGCCCACAACGGAGCGCCCCTCGACGGGACGCCCGGACAGGCCCGCGCGCTCTTCACCGTCCCCGCCAAGCACCCCATGGTGACCGTCCTCGGGTCGGGAGACGCCCTGCTGCGCGTGATCGAGGACTCGTTCCCGCAGGCGGACATCCACGTCCGGGGGAACCAGGTCACCGCGGTCGGGGACGCCGCGGAAGTCGCGCTGATCCAGCGCCTGTTCGACGAGATGATGCTGGTGCTCCGCACCGGTCAGCCGATGACGGAGGACGCAGTGGAACGCTCGATCGCCATGCTCAGGGCGAGCGAGGACGGTCAGGGGGAGGGCGGCCAGGAGACCCCGGCCGAGGTGCTCACGCAGAACATCCTCTCCAGCCGTGGTCGCACGATCCGCCCCAAGACCCTCAACCAGAAGCGCTACGTCGACTCCATCGACAAGCACACCATCGTCTTCGGCATCGGCCCCGCCGGTACCGGAAAGACCTACCTGGCCATGGCCAAGGCGGTCCAGGCCCTGCAGTCCAAGCAGGTCACCCGGATCATCCTGACCCGGCCGGCCGTCGAGGCGGGCGAGCGGCTCGGATTCCTGCCGGGCACGCTCTACGAGAAGATCGACCCGTACCTGCGGCCGCTCTACGACGCGCTGCACGACATGCTCGACCCCGACTCGATCCCCAAGCTGATGGCGAACGGGACGATCGAGGTCGCGCCGCTGGCGTACATGCGGGGCCGGACGCTCAACGACGCGTTCATCATCCTCGACGAGGCGCAGAACACCAGTCCCGAGCAGATGAAGATGTTCCTCACCCGCCTCGGCTTCGACTCGAAGATCGTCATCACCGGTGACATCACCCAGGTCGACCTCCCGGGCGGTACGAAGAGCGGTCTGCGCCAGGTCAGGGACATCCTGGAGGGGGTCCCGGACGTCCACTTCTCGACGCTCACGTCGCAGGATGTCGTACGGCACAAGCTCGTCGGCCGTATCGTCGACGCGTACGAGCAGTACGACATCCGCAACCAGGGCCGCGACGCGGGCCGTGGCGAGAGCCGCGGCCGCGGCCGCAACGGGAAGTAG